The Paenibacillus tianjinensis genome has a window encoding:
- a CDS encoding DUF1540 domain-containing protein has product MSNTKPLVKCSVSNCHYWGEQNLCRAEEIIIEIDKHTGSSFKEEYAEEMTNHNHHDHADTSSATCCLTFKPGV; this is encoded by the coding sequence ATGTCAAACACTAAACCGCTTGTAAAATGCAGTGTGAGCAATTGCCATTATTGGGGAGAACAAAATTTATGCCGGGCTGAAGAAATCATTATTGAGATCGATAAGCATACCGGCAGCAGCTTTAAGGAAGAATATGCCGAAGAGATGACCAATCACAACCATCATGATCATGCCGACACTTCGTCAGCAACCTGTTGCCTAACCTTCAAGCCTGGTGTCTAG
- a CDS encoding YpuI family protein produces MSAANVQKLCETTREKLKSVIGKMELFLNGHALPQLVTEEDEETVAFYQGFLSDLRHLLVFSEMSYEKLGVALRRATFDEDFAQKALYNVYHFGVNNFFYPKNESYSEDGRYAYTGQDAIRFRKKPVRPARDIIMEITKVYEELRDDLSYYENDYLTEKRMQNQV; encoded by the coding sequence ATGTCAGCAGCTAATGTGCAGAAATTATGTGAAACGACGAGAGAAAAACTTAAATCGGTAATCGGAAAAATGGAGTTATTCCTGAATGGGCATGCGCTGCCGCAGCTGGTAACCGAAGAAGATGAGGAAACCGTGGCGTTCTATCAAGGTTTCTTGTCCGATCTCCGCCATCTGCTGGTATTCTCGGAAATGTCCTATGAGAAGCTTGGGGTTGCTTTGCGCCGTGCCACATTTGATGAAGATTTCGCCCAAAAGGCGCTTTATAACGTATACCATTTTGGAGTCAACAACTTCTTCTATCCGAAGAATGAAAGCTACTCCGAAGATGGCCGCTATGCATACACAGGCCAGGATGCTATCCGCTTCCGCAAAAAACCTGTCCGCCCGGCGCGCGACATCATTATGGAGATTACCAAGGTTTATGAAGAACTGCGTGATGATCTCAGTTATTATGAGAATGACTATTTGACCGAAAAGCGGATGCAAAACCAGGTTTAA
- a CDS encoding S8 family peptidase, whose translation MSRKNLTVAGLVTAAFTVVLLTFVLRPAEEPRLKQTAQATVPNPSQEKTVKKTNLVQDVSATDRLNRTDVSRHLRTMLAETHGAPPQDISAYAQRLQQGHGHITMLMWIDYRTHKTSTFKSSLPEGTDQENKQLRKYLNSAKAAIKGHQSYESPSFIIGDKKYYFMAQRDQEGNIAVIALINQRILDRVADHQLKNLRLIPYPKEGNYRVESVHTDTLKDITVKTGHDNENASHFYENEIVVRFKNGHPTAGQLQTIAADIRCKEPRKLGYAYIFRSDKMTYSRLKTYFTKKWSPEYTEPHYMYLTNDAKDENTGAKVITPNDLLFSTYQWNLPAIETEQGWNLSKGSKEVIVAVVDTGVQASHPDLQGQLLTGYNAITNGSTPDDDVGHGTHVAGIIGALTNNEEGVAGISWYNKILPVKALDNSGAGTTYSVAEGIIWAADNGAKVINLSLGNYADSQFLHDAIKYAYDRDVVIVSASGNDNTERPGYPAAYEEVLAVAATNSTGERASFSNYGEYIDVAAPGESIASTYPDNQYAALSGTSMASPHVAALAGLVRSLNPALTNKEVMDLMTANAVDLGVAGHDKYYGWGQVDIYKTLRAAGGNNVPLQLFPQHVGRQLKSLQQSLENSH comes from the coding sequence ATGTCACGTAAAAATCTAACGGTCGCCGGTCTTGTCACCGCTGCGTTCACGGTTGTCCTGCTAACCTTTGTTCTGCGCCCTGCTGAAGAACCAAGGCTGAAACAGACTGCGCAAGCCACCGTTCCCAATCCCTCACAGGAAAAAACGGTCAAAAAAACAAATCTTGTTCAGGATGTCAGCGCTACCGACCGTTTAAACCGGACTGATGTCAGCAGACATTTGCGGACCATGCTCGCCGAGACTCACGGTGCACCGCCCCAGGATATTTCAGCATATGCTCAGCGCCTTCAGCAGGGACACGGGCATATCACCATGCTAATGTGGATCGATTACCGGACCCATAAGACAAGCACCTTCAAATCCTCACTCCCGGAAGGCACCGATCAGGAAAACAAACAGCTGCGCAAATACCTGAATTCAGCAAAAGCTGCGATTAAAGGGCATCAGTCGTATGAATCCCCTTCCTTCATTATCGGCGATAAAAAATATTACTTTATGGCCCAGCGTGATCAGGAAGGAAATATCGCTGTAATCGCCCTGATCAATCAAAGGATCCTTGACCGTGTAGCCGATCACCAGCTCAAAAACCTGCGGCTCATCCCTTACCCGAAGGAAGGCAACTACCGGGTGGAATCCGTCCATACCGATACCCTGAAGGATATTACCGTTAAGACAGGCCATGATAACGAAAATGCCAGCCATTTTTACGAAAACGAAATCGTCGTCCGTTTCAAAAACGGCCATCCCACTGCCGGACAGCTTCAGACCATCGCAGCGGATATCCGCTGCAAGGAGCCGCGCAAACTGGGATATGCTTATATTTTCCGTTCGGACAAAATGACTTATTCCCGGCTCAAAACCTATTTTACTAAGAAATGGAGTCCGGAATATACAGAGCCTCACTATATGTATTTAACCAATGACGCTAAAGACGAAAATACCGGAGCTAAAGTAATTACACCCAATGATCTCCTGTTCTCTACCTACCAGTGGAACCTTCCGGCTATCGAGACCGAGCAGGGCTGGAATCTGTCTAAAGGCAGCAAAGAGGTTATTGTCGCCGTGGTTGATACCGGTGTGCAGGCAAGCCATCCGGACTTGCAAGGCCAGCTGCTCACTGGATATAATGCGATCACAAACGGTTCAACACCAGACGACGATGTGGGACATGGAACTCATGTAGCGGGTATTATCGGCGCATTGACCAATAACGAGGAAGGTGTCGCCGGCATCAGCTGGTACAACAAAATACTGCCGGTTAAAGCGCTCGACAACTCGGGAGCAGGCACAACCTACTCCGTTGCTGAAGGCATTATCTGGGCTGCCGACAACGGTGCTAAGGTCATCAATCTCAGCCTGGGTAACTATGCCGATTCACAGTTTCTGCATGATGCCATTAAATATGCCTATGACCGCGATGTTGTGATCGTCTCCGCATCGGGAAACGACAACACTGAACGCCCGGGTTATCCGGCTGCCTACGAAGAAGTGCTCGCCGTTGCCGCCACGAATTCCACCGGAGAACGGGCCTCCTTCTCTAATTACGGGGAATACATTGACGTTGCAGCACCGGGAGAAAGCATTGCCAGCACCTATCCCGATAATCAATATGCGGCGCTATCAGGAACTTCAATGGCGAGTCCGCATGTTGCTGCGCTTGCCGGGCTGGTCCGCTCACTCAATCCGGCCTTAACCAACAAGGAGGTCATGGATCTGATGACCGCTAATGCGGTTGATCTTGGTGTCGCGGGGCATGACAAATATTACGGGTGGGGCCAGGTTGATATTTATAAAACTCTCCGGGCCGCTGGCGGCAACAACGTCCCCCTTCAGCTATTTCCCCAGCATGTCGGCCGGCAGCTCAAAAGCCTGCAGCAAAGTCTGGAAAACAGCCATTAA
- the pdxR gene encoding MocR-like pyridoxine biosynthesis transcription factor PdxR: MHIELVRSSTKSLPQQISGTLAQRITSGLLQPGMRLPSVRSLASSLKVSQVTVSKAYDDLESHGHILCSQGKGCFVAKKPQKAQEAGSGWQDGYDDFLPRAQLWRNFDYSNVQYPFHIAAIHSDLLPLDEIGSTMSRLVLEQPELMASYGNFQGDSELREVMSRHLRKHGVSVQASGIMITSGSQQGIDLVARTFVGPGDTVYLEAPSYTGAIDVFAGRGAEMIFVPMDDEGMRIDVLTRLCDRRPPKLIYTNPTFQNPSGVTMSITRRQRLLELARSYRCLIVEDDPFSDLYFRKPPPPPIKSLDEEGHVVYMKSFSKVIAPGCRIACVAAGGNILSRLIAAKSASDLGSPLLNQRAVLPFIARKYEAYAEQLRAALRGRMETAAKLLKQHAPPGVTWNLPEGGLNLWLQLPAADRIAGLHARAEQEGISFLPGDVCYSGEKPSRHIRLCYSQMTETEMEQGLRQFLLLLKEHLGSGL; the protein is encoded by the coding sequence ATGCATATTGAGTTAGTCCGCAGCAGCACTAAGTCCCTGCCGCAGCAAATCAGCGGGACGCTGGCTCAGCGAATCACGTCCGGCCTGCTTCAGCCGGGCATGCGCCTGCCCTCTGTACGCAGTCTGGCCTCCTCTTTGAAGGTCAGCCAGGTCACGGTTAGCAAAGCCTATGACGATTTGGAGAGCCATGGCCATATTCTGTGCAGCCAGGGGAAGGGCTGTTTTGTGGCAAAGAAGCCGCAAAAAGCACAGGAAGCCGGGTCTGGATGGCAGGACGGGTATGATGATTTTTTGCCCCGGGCCCAGCTTTGGCGGAATTTTGATTACTCTAATGTGCAATACCCCTTTCATATAGCAGCCATTCACAGTGATCTGCTTCCTCTGGATGAGATTGGATCGACGATGTCCCGGCTTGTACTTGAGCAGCCTGAGCTGATGGCCTCCTACGGGAATTTCCAGGGGGATTCGGAGCTTCGTGAAGTGATGTCCCGGCATTTGAGAAAACACGGGGTTTCTGTACAGGCCTCCGGCATAATGATTACGAGCGGGTCACAGCAGGGGATTGATTTGGTTGCCCGGACTTTTGTGGGTCCGGGAGATACCGTATATCTGGAAGCGCCCAGTTATACAGGAGCTATCGATGTTTTTGCCGGACGGGGAGCGGAGATGATCTTTGTACCCATGGACGATGAGGGAATGAGGATTGATGTACTGACCAGGCTGTGTGACCGGAGGCCGCCGAAGCTGATCTACACCAATCCTACATTTCAAAATCCGAGCGGAGTCACTATGAGCATAACAAGAAGACAGCGGTTGCTGGAGCTGGCCAGAAGCTACCGCTGTCTCATTGTCGAGGATGATCCGTTCAGTGATCTTTATTTTCGCAAGCCCCCGCCGCCGCCAATCAAATCCTTGGATGAGGAAGGGCATGTAGTCTATATGAAAAGCTTCAGCAAAGTCATTGCCCCGGGCTGCCGGATTGCCTGTGTCGCCGCCGGAGGCAATATCCTCTCCAGGCTGATTGCCGCCAAGTCAGCGAGTGACCTCGGCAGTCCACTGCTGAATCAGCGGGCGGTACTTCCGTTCATCGCCCGGAAATATGAGGCTTACGCAGAGCAGCTGCGGGCTGCCTTGCGGGGACGGATGGAGACAGCGGCAAAGCTGCTGAAGCAGCATGCCCCGCCGGGAGTCACCTGGAACCTTCCGGAAGGAGGATTGAACCTGTGGCTGCAGCTGCCCGCAGCAGACAGGATCGCAGGGCTGCATGCGCGGGCCGAACAGGAAGGAATATCCTTTCTTCCCGGCGATGTTTGTTATTCCGGCGAGAAGCCTTCCCGGCACATCCGACTCTGCTATTCACAAATGACGGAAACAGAGATGGAGCAGGGCCTAAGGCAGTTCCTCCTGCTGCTGAAAGAGCATTTGGGCTCCGGCCTTTAA
- a CDS encoding aminotransferase-like domain-containing protein produces MKINYADMTGHLGSSAVRDILKVTQGKDIISLAGGLPGEDLFPVEAVREAYNRALSGSASSLQYGLTEGYAPLREAVAARLTLQGIPVQAADLLLTTGSQQAIDLFCKVLLDPGDTVLIEAPTYLAALQVLGSYRADLQTVQSDEFGMLPDHLEEQLRLHRPKLLYTVPTFNNPSGASWSRERRERTVELCRRYNVLILEDNPYGEITFDETPGAYPPTMASIDRSSGDDSCVVYTGTFSKIVAPALRTGWITGPSELIQMIAKAKQAADLHSSAIDQRALHELLQGFDIDAHIRVISREYHSRMKRLSGELSGRGWEGASFSEPRGGMFLWLKLAPDINTTELLPLAVEQGVAFVPGGVFYAADPLTNAMRLNFTHTPPALVPLAVQRLETALENYTRKSVKAMGTIV; encoded by the coding sequence ATGAAGATCAATTACGCTGATATGACAGGTCATCTCGGATCGTCAGCCGTTCGTGATATTCTCAAGGTTACACAGGGCAAGGATATCATCTCCCTGGCAGGCGGATTGCCCGGAGAGGATCTGTTTCCGGTGGAGGCTGTCCGTGAAGCCTATAACCGTGCGCTATCCGGAAGCGCCTCTTCGCTGCAATACGGGCTTACCGAAGGATATGCACCGCTGCGCGAGGCTGTAGCCGCCAGATTAACACTTCAGGGTATTCCCGTTCAAGCTGCCGATCTGCTCCTGACCACAGGCTCCCAGCAAGCCATCGATCTCTTCTGTAAAGTCCTGCTTGACCCGGGGGACACAGTGCTAATTGAAGCGCCCACTTATCTGGCCGCCCTGCAGGTATTGGGCTCTTACCGCGCTGATCTTCAGACCGTACAAAGCGATGAATTCGGTATGCTGCCGGATCATCTGGAGGAACAGCTCCGGCTGCACCGTCCCAAGCTGCTCTACACCGTGCCCACCTTCAACAATCCCTCGGGCGCAAGCTGGAGCAGGGAACGCCGTGAACGAACGGTTGAACTATGCCGGCGCTACAACGTGCTGATTCTGGAAGATAACCCCTATGGTGAAATAACATTCGATGAAACCCCGGGAGCCTATCCGCCGACCATGGCTTCCATTGACAGAAGCTCCGGCGATGACAGCTGTGTCGTGTACACCGGAACCTTCTCCAAAATCGTTGCCCCCGCCCTGCGCACCGGCTGGATTACCGGACCCTCTGAGCTGATCCAAATGATCGCAAAAGCGAAGCAGGCCGCTGACCTGCACTCCAGTGCAATTGACCAGCGCGCCTTGCATGAATTACTTCAGGGATTTGATATTGATGCGCATATCCGTGTCATTTCACGGGAATATCATTCACGGATGAAGCGGCTCTCCGGCGAACTGTCCGGACGGGGCTGGGAGGGAGCAAGCTTCAGCGAGCCGCGGGGCGGAATGTTTCTGTGGCTGAAGCTGGCGCCGGATATTAACACTACCGAGCTTCTTCCACTGGCCGTAGAGCAGGGTGTAGCGTTTGTACCCGGTGGAGTGTTCTATGCAGCCGATCCGCTTACGAACGCGATGCGCCTAAACTTCACGCATACCCCTCCAGCACTGGTACCGCTTGCTGTACAGCGGCTTGAGACGGCACTGGAGAACTATACGCGGAAATCTGTAAAGGCAATGGGAACAATCGTCTGA
- a CDS encoding Nif3-like dinuclear metal center hexameric protein: MFAKGQTVIGYMEQLAPKHLAEEWDNVGLQLGSLQKEISGVLVALDVNDAVVDEAIAKGCNLIIAHHAIIFRPIKGIQTDTPMGKLYEKLIKNDIAVYISHTNLDVAEGGMNDWMADALGIENGAPIKDIHTEQLSKLVVFVPKDHHQKVLDAILNAGAGWIGNYSHCSFNIEGYGTFVPREGSDPYIGEAGKMERAEEIRIETIVPLSIRNKVVQAMLKAHPYEEVAYDLYSMDLKGRSLGLGRVGKLKEPTTLGEFIETVKRGLKVDHVRVVGDLNRPVRKAAVMGGSGAKYYNSAIFKGADVLVTGDVDYHTAQDAFLAGIALIDPGHNAEKIMKEHVAEWVSSKLAEHKYSTAVYASQIDTEPFKFL, encoded by the coding sequence ATGTTTGCCAAAGGACAAACTGTAATTGGCTATATGGAGCAGCTTGCCCCGAAGCATCTGGCGGAAGAATGGGATAATGTAGGCCTGCAGCTTGGCAGTCTGCAGAAGGAAATCAGCGGCGTGCTGGTTGCCCTAGATGTCAATGACGCCGTTGTGGACGAAGCCATTGCTAAGGGCTGCAATCTGATTATTGCCCATCATGCGATTATTTTCCGGCCGATCAAGGGAATTCAGACCGATACTCCTATGGGTAAACTCTATGAAAAGCTGATCAAAAATGATATCGCGGTCTATATCAGCCACACCAATCTTGATGTTGCCGAAGGCGGAATGAATGATTGGATGGCGGATGCGCTTGGTATTGAGAACGGGGCGCCGATCAAGGATATTCATACAGAACAGCTGTCCAAGCTGGTCGTATTCGTGCCGAAAGACCATCATCAGAAGGTCCTCGATGCGATCCTGAATGCCGGTGCGGGCTGGATCGGGAATTACAGCCATTGCAGCTTCAATATTGAGGGCTATGGTACTTTTGTTCCGCGAGAGGGCTCCGACCCTTACATTGGAGAAGCGGGTAAAATGGAGCGTGCCGAGGAAATCCGTATCGAAACCATTGTTCCGCTCTCCATCCGCAATAAGGTAGTCCAGGCCATGCTGAAGGCACATCCGTATGAAGAGGTTGCCTACGATCTCTACTCGATGGATCTCAAAGGCCGGAGCCTTGGACTGGGCAGAGTAGGCAAGCTTAAAGAGCCGACGACATTAGGTGAATTCATCGAAACGGTTAAGCGCGGGCTGAAGGTGGATCATGTACGTGTCGTAGGTGACCTAAACCGTCCGGTCCGCAAAGCTGCGGTGATGGGCGGATCCGGTGCCAAATACTATAACAGTGCCATCTTCAAGGGAGCTGATGTATTGGTGACCGGTGATGTGGATTATCATACGGCGCAGGATGCCTTCCTGGCCGGAATTGCCCTAATCGATCCGGGACATAATGCGGAGAAGATTATGAAGGAGCATGTGGCGGAGTGGGTGAGCAGTAAACTGGCGGAACATAAGTATAGTACCGCTGTTTATGCTTCGCAAATTGACACAGAGCCTTTCAAGTTCCTCTAA
- a CDS encoding tRNA (adenine(22)-N(1))-methyltransferase: MNKVKLSDRLQLLLDQVPEGSRLADIGSDHALLPVAAVESGKAVSAIAGEVNQGPYEAALKGVAEAGLGKQIAVRRGDGLEVLEPGEADCITIAGMGGSLIAAILGRGQALGKLEGVKTLALQPNVGEDILRRWLLNNGWVVTAEHILEEDGKIYEVLTAYPEGDAFGLTNEQLYLERVLPGGVICSPDMLLQMGPWLLEKPNAVFTAKWQGEIAKLEGILGSLSRSELDSAEEKRSKIRAQIKKISEVLECLPKDKL, encoded by the coding sequence ATGAACAAAGTAAAATTATCAGACCGGCTGCAGCTTCTGCTGGATCAGGTGCCGGAAGGAAGCAGACTCGCCGATATTGGCTCCGATCACGCGCTGCTTCCTGTAGCTGCTGTAGAGAGTGGAAAAGCCGTTTCGGCAATTGCAGGTGAAGTAAATCAGGGTCCGTATGAAGCGGCGCTAAAAGGTGTTGCAGAAGCCGGACTCGGCAAACAAATCGCTGTACGGCGCGGTGACGGACTTGAAGTGCTTGAACCGGGTGAAGCCGATTGCATCACGATTGCCGGAATGGGCGGATCGCTGATCGCTGCCATATTGGGCCGCGGCCAGGCCCTCGGCAAACTGGAGGGTGTGAAGACGCTGGCGTTGCAGCCGAATGTAGGTGAGGATATTTTGCGCCGCTGGCTGCTGAATAACGGCTGGGTAGTGACGGCCGAGCATATTCTTGAAGAGGACGGTAAAATCTACGAAGTGCTGACAGCCTATCCTGAAGGGGATGCTTTCGGACTGACGAATGAGCAGCTGTACCTAGAGCGGGTGCTGCCAGGAGGAGTGATCTGCAGCCCGGACATGCTGCTGCAAATGGGACCTTGGCTGCTGGAAAAGCCGAATGCCGTATTTACCGCCAAATGGCAGGGGGAGATTGCCAAGCTGGAAGGCATTCTTGGCTCTTTGTCCCGCTCAGAGCTTGATTCGGCGGAAGAGAAACGGAGCAAAATCCGGGCGCAGATCAAGAAAATTTCGGAGGTGCTGGAATGTTTGCCAAAGGACAAACTGTAA
- the rpoD gene encoding RNA polymerase sigma factor RpoD, with the protein MANDQHTELEAEFTLDQVKDQLIEHGKKRSSLNYKDIMEKLSPFDQDPEQMEEFYEQLSDLGIEVVNENDEEGSNPLRQSEDNENSEGDDFSFDDDLSLPPGIKINDPVRMYLKEIGRVPLLSADDEVELAMRIKNGDEEAKRRLAEANLRLVVSIAKRYVGRGMLFLDLIQEGNMGLIKAVEKFDHNKGFKFSTYATWWIRQAITRAIADQARTIRIPVHMVETINKLIRVSRQLLQELGREPSPEEIAAEMELTVEKVREIMKIAQEPVSLETPIGEEDDSHLGDFIEDQEALAPADAAAYELLKEQLEDVLDTLTEREENVLRLRFGLDDGRTRTLEEVGKVFGVTRERIRQIEAKALRKLRHPSRSKRLKDFLE; encoded by the coding sequence ATGGCGAACGATCAGCATACTGAACTGGAAGCAGAATTTACTCTGGATCAGGTTAAGGACCAGCTTATTGAACACGGCAAGAAAAGATCATCATTGAATTACAAAGATATTATGGAGAAATTGTCGCCGTTTGATCAAGACCCCGAGCAGATGGAGGAATTCTACGAGCAGCTCAGCGACCTCGGGATCGAGGTTGTCAATGAGAATGATGAAGAAGGCTCCAATCCGCTTCGGCAGAGCGAGGACAATGAGAACAGCGAAGGTGATGATTTCAGCTTCGATGACGATTTGTCCTTGCCGCCGGGAATCAAAATTAACGATCCAGTCCGGATGTATTTGAAGGAAATCGGACGTGTGCCACTGCTATCAGCAGATGATGAAGTTGAGCTGGCTATGCGGATCAAAAATGGTGACGAGGAAGCCAAACGCCGTCTGGCCGAAGCCAACCTGCGTCTCGTGGTAAGTATCGCCAAACGTTATGTCGGACGCGGCATGCTGTTCCTGGATTTGATTCAGGAAGGCAATATGGGTCTGATCAAAGCGGTGGAGAAGTTTGACCATAACAAAGGATTCAAATTCAGTACCTATGCGACATGGTGGATTCGCCAGGCGATCACACGGGCTATCGCTGACCAGGCACGTACGATCCGTATTCCGGTGCATATGGTGGAAACGATCAATAAGTTGATCCGTGTCTCCCGCCAGCTGCTGCAGGAACTGGGACGTGAACCTTCGCCGGAGGAAATTGCTGCAGAAATGGAGCTGACCGTTGAGAAGGTTAGAGAAATCATGAAGATTGCTCAGGAACCGGTATCACTGGAAACTCCTATCGGGGAAGAGGATGATTCGCATCTCGGCGATTTCATCGAGGATCAGGAGGCGCTGGCGCCTGCGGACGCCGCTGCTTATGAGCTGCTGAAGGAACAGCTGGAGGATGTACTGGACACGCTCACTGAGCGTGAAGAGAATGTGCTTAGACTCCGTTTCGGTCTGGATGACGGACGGACAAGAACGCTTGAGGAAGTCGGCAAAGTATTCGGTGTTACGCGTGAGCGGATTCGTCAGATCGAAGCCAAGGCGCTGCGCAAGCTGCGTCACCCGAGCCGCAGCAAACGGCTTAAGGATTTCCTCGAATAG
- the dnaG gene encoding DNA primase, which produces MASGHGNIPEEVIESVLARHDIVETVGKVVHLTKQGKYLWGLCPFHSEKSPSFTVTPDRGVFHCFGCGMGGNAIKFRMEIEGLSFPEAVRIMAEESDIAIPEGKGGPLSPPDPERDRLLQAYELSAKFYHFLLKNTEYGTAAMNYLRSRNFSDKMIDQFQIGFAPDRWDTLLQFLEKRNFDLAEMEKGGLLSARGEGKGYIDRFRGRVIFPIANRTGKVVAFAGRILGDGQPKYLNSPESRLFNKSRILYNLHQSKASIRKTRQIVLFEGYGDVISAWEAGVHNGVATMGTSLTESHVALLKSLGDEVILSYDGDKAGQAAALKAIPVLEDSGLRVKVAVLPSGLDPDEFISRHGGERFMEQVIDSAVSAIKFKLIYLKKNHILLEEDGKIAYVKEALQIIATLHSSTEREVYLREISSELELSYDSLKQDCNLLRASMQKNMPEGDNNDKRWNNGRHKKGQVQTPTLLPAYHAAERRLLSFMIQDPEAAAYVGERLGEEFNIDDHAAIAAYLYAYYAQGKPPGISRFLSSLQDDRLEKTATAISMMDTPPDWNTQVLDDCIREVKKYPTQRKMEQKREEMIQAEKSGDFLRAAQIASEIITLERQ; this is translated from the coding sequence GTGGCAAGCGGACACGGTAATATTCCGGAAGAAGTTATCGAGAGCGTGCTGGCTCGGCATGATATTGTCGAAACCGTCGGCAAGGTCGTCCATCTAACTAAGCAGGGGAAATATTTATGGGGCCTCTGCCCGTTCCACTCGGAGAAATCCCCTTCCTTCACCGTGACCCCTGACCGGGGTGTATTTCATTGCTTTGGCTGCGGAATGGGCGGTAATGCCATTAAGTTCAGGATGGAAATCGAAGGATTATCCTTCCCCGAAGCAGTCAGAATAATGGCGGAAGAAAGCGACATTGCCATTCCCGAGGGCAAAGGTGGGCCATTGTCTCCACCCGATCCCGAGCGGGACCGGCTGCTTCAGGCTTATGAATTGTCAGCAAAGTTTTATCATTTTCTGCTGAAGAACACGGAATACGGCACAGCCGCGATGAATTATTTAAGATCCCGAAACTTCAGCGACAAAATGATTGACCAGTTCCAGATCGGGTTTGCTCCTGACCGCTGGGATACGCTGCTGCAATTCCTGGAGAAGCGGAATTTTGATCTCGCCGAAATGGAGAAAGGCGGGCTGCTGTCTGCCAGAGGAGAAGGCAAGGGCTATATCGACCGTTTTCGCGGGCGGGTCATTTTCCCGATTGCGAACCGGACGGGCAAGGTAGTTGCTTTTGCCGGAAGAATTCTCGGAGACGGTCAGCCAAAATACTTAAACTCCCCGGAAAGCAGATTATTTAACAAGAGCCGGATTCTGTACAATTTGCACCAGTCCAAAGCATCCATCCGCAAAACGCGGCAAATCGTCCTCTTTGAAGGATATGGCGATGTCATTTCGGCCTGGGAAGCAGGTGTGCATAACGGTGTAGCTACAATGGGAACGTCTCTGACGGAGAGCCATGTGGCACTGTTGAAAAGTCTGGGAGATGAAGTCATTCTCTCCTATGACGGCGACAAGGCAGGACAAGCTGCCGCGCTGAAGGCAATCCCGGTGCTGGAGGATAGCGGGCTGAGGGTTAAGGTTGCCGTGCTTCCAAGCGGACTGGACCCGGATGAGTTTATCTCTCGTCATGGCGGGGAAAGGTTCATGGAGCAGGTGATTGACTCGGCGGTTTCAGCCATAAAATTTAAGCTTATATATCTGAAAAAAAACCATATACTCCTAGAGGAAGACGGCAAAATAGCCTATGTTAAGGAAGCACTCCAGATTATTGCGACGCTTCATTCCTCCACAGAGCGGGAAGTTTATTTGCGGGAAATATCCTCCGAGCTCGAGCTGTCATATGATAGCTTGAAACAGGACTGCAACTTACTCCGCGCGTCGATGCAAAAAAACATGCCCGAAGGGGATAATAACGACAAAAGGTGGAATAATGGTAGGCATAAAAAAGGGCAAGTGCAGACACCAACTTTGCTGCCCGCTTATCATGCTGCAGAACGGCGCCTGCTGTCTTTTATGATTCAGGATCCGGAAGCTGCCGCTTATGTAGGCGAACGCCTCGGAGAAGAGTTCAACATCGATGATCATGCGGCAATTGCCGCTTATCTATATGCCTATTACGCGCAAGGCAAACCACCCGGCATCAGCCGGTTTCTGTCATCGCTTCAAGATGACCGTCTGGAGAAGACTGCTACAGCCATATCCATGATGGACACACCTCCAGACTGGAATACGCAGGTTCTGGATGACTGCATCCGTGAAGTGAAGAAATATCCTACACAGCGCAAGATGGAGCAAAAGCGTGAAGAGATGATTCAAGCGGAGAAATCCGGTGACTTTTTACGTGCGGCACAAATAGCAAGTGAGATTATAACCCTAGAGAGACAGTGA
- a CDS encoding YaiI/YqxD family protein — protein sequence MTMEKPGGRKIVVDGDACPVKKEIAAVARSFGVPVLMVSSFDHVLQAEEGVAVVQVDRGADSADLYIANHISAGDIVITQDYGLAALALGKRCRVLSNRGQEYEDSKMDFMLEGRHARAVERRRGHYSKGPKAITAEEKILFQHKLTKLLTLLQENVQL from the coding sequence ATGACCATGGAAAAGCCCGGCGGAAGAAAAATCGTGGTCGACGGGGATGCTTGTCCGGTCAAAAAAGAAATTGCTGCTGTTGCACGTTCCTTCGGCGTACCTGTCCTGATGGTTTCGTCCTTTGACCATGTGCTTCAGGCGGAAGAGGGTGTCGCAGTGGTGCAGGTTGACCGCGGAGCTGACAGTGCTGATCTGTACATCGCCAATCATATTTCTGCCGGAGATATCGTCATCACGCAGGATTATGGACTAGCTGCGCTGGCGCTGGGCAAACGCTGCAGGGTGCTTTCAAACCGCGGACAGGAATATGAGGATTCAAAGATGGATTTTATGCTGGAAGGCAGGCATGCCAGGGCTGTGGAACGCCGGCGCGGGCACTATTCCAAAGGACCAAAAGCGATCACGGCCGAAGAAAAAATTCTTTTTCAACATAAACTGACAAAACTTTTAACACTTTTGCAGGAGAATGTGCAGCTATAG